In a single window of the Streptomyces sp. NBC_00353 genome:
- a CDS encoding histone-like nucleoid-structuring protein Lsr2, translating into MAQRVVVTLSDDIDGGEAAETVAFALDGKSYEIDLNPSNAKKLRKALAPYMAAGRKQTNASKHGKTPVSYRHTSLAPDPAAVRAWARSHRMEVPARGRIPKKVYEAFREAS; encoded by the coding sequence GTGGCTCAGCGCGTAGTGGTCACGCTCTCCGACGACATCGACGGGGGAGAAGCGGCGGAAACGGTTGCCTTCGCCCTGGACGGGAAGTCGTACGAGATCGACCTGAATCCGTCCAATGCAAAGAAACTGCGCAAGGCCCTGGCCCCGTACATGGCAGCCGGCCGTAAGCAGACAAATGCCAGCAAGCACGGCAAGACCCCCGTGTCGTACCGGCACACCTCGCTCGCGCCCGACCCGGCGGCCGTGCGCGCCTGGGCCCGGTCCCACCGAATGGAGGTACCGGCCCGCGGCCGGATCCCCAAGAAGGTCTACGAGGCCTTCCGCGAGGCGAGTTGA
- a CDS encoding response regulator transcription factor: protein MRVLLADDEHLIRGALAALIALEDDLVVVAEAAAGPEALAMARARCPDVAVLDLQMPGADGVSVATSLRAELPGCRTMIATGHGRPGHLKRALAAGVRAFVPKAVSARQPAGIIRTVHAGNRYVDPELAAAAISAGDSPLTLRKAEVRELAADGAPVAEIAERAPLSQGTVRNHLSAAASKLGAENCHAAVRLERERGWV, encoded by the coding sequence ATACGCGTACTGCTCGCCGATGACGAGCATCTGATCCGCGGTGCGCTCGCCGCGCTGATCGCGCTGGAGGACGACCTCGTCGTGGTGGCGGAGGCGGCCGCCGGTCCGGAGGCTCTCGCCATGGCGCGGGCCCGCTGCCCCGACGTGGCGGTACTCGATCTGCAGATGCCGGGTGCGGACGGTGTGAGTGTGGCCACATCGCTGCGGGCCGAACTGCCCGGCTGCCGGACCATGATCGCGACCGGTCACGGCCGCCCCGGACATCTGAAGCGGGCGCTCGCGGCGGGTGTGCGGGCGTTCGTGCCGAAGGCGGTCAGCGCCCGGCAGCCGGCCGGCATCATCCGTACCGTGCACGCCGGAAACCGTTATGTGGACCCGGAGTTGGCCGCCGCCGCGATCTCCGCCGGGGACTCGCCGCTGACCTTGCGCAAGGCCGAGGTACGGGAACTGGCGGCGGACGGGGCGCCGGTGGCGGAGATCGCGGAGCGGGCGCCCCTGTCGCAGGGGACCGTACGGAACCACCTCTCCGCGGCCGCCTCGAAGCTCGGCGCGGAAAACTGTCACGCGGCAGTGCGTCTCGAGCGGGAACGAGGATGGGTATAG